One genomic segment of Helianthus annuus cultivar XRQ/B chromosome 14, HanXRQr2.0-SUNRISE, whole genome shotgun sequence includes these proteins:
- the LOC110908990 gene encoding NAC domain-containing protein 37, which yields MDTMNQSSCVPPGFRFHPTDEELVGYYLRKKVASQKIDLDVIRDIDLYRIEPWDLIERCRIGYEEQNEWYFFSHKDKKYPTGTRTNRATMAGFWKATGRDKAVYEKLRLIGMRKTLVFYKGRAPNGQKTDWIMHEYRLESEENGPPQEEGWVVCRAFKKRTTGQTRTTTGWDSNYFLDESSLITSTMDDYTTIQPSNLPLTSTFMCKQELEASENLNFVHCDQFIQLPQLESPSLQSIKRPISSMYGHGQEDVQIRKRNINNIKNNDEVRDWRDLDKFVASQLSQEEEIRCVGEGFSANFEENIDHSAGLSHMFYQGGPEEYGGCDGSGKLNGLLSSTSSDHFDVGICIFDKL from the exons ATGGACACAATGAATCAATCATCATGTGTCCCTCCGGGTTTCCGTTTTCATCCTACAGATGAAGAACTTGTTGGTTACTATCTCAGAAAGAAAGTTGCATCTCAGAAGATCGATCTTGATGTTATTAGAGACATCGATCTTTACCGAATTGAACCATGGGATCTTATAG AGAGATGTCGGATCGGATATGAGGAGCAAAACGAGTGGTATTTCTTCAGTCATAAGGATAAAAAGTATCCAACTGGGACAAGGACAAATAGAGCAACCATGGCAGGTTTTTGGAAGGCTACTGGTAGAGACAAAGCTGTGTATGAAAAACTAAGGCTCATAGGAATGaggaaaaccctagttttctaTAAAGGAAGGGCACCAAATGGACAGAAAACCGATTGGATCATGCACGAGTACAGGCTTGAATCCGAAGAAAATGGCCCTCCCCAG GAAGAAGGATGGGTAGTGTGTCGAGCCTTCAAGAAACGCACAACCGGACAAACAAGAACAACAACTGGATGGGATTCGAATTACTTCCTTGATGAATCAAGCCTGATTACATCCACCATGGATGATTACACCACAATTCAGCCTTCTAACCTTCCTTTGACATCAACTTTCATGTGCAAGCAAGAGTTGGAAGCATCAGAAAATTTGAACTTTGTTCATTGTGATCAGTTTATACAACTCCCACAGCTCGAAAGCCCGTCCCTCCAATCGATAAAGCGGCCTATAAGCTCAATGTACGGACACGGTCAAGAAGACGTTCAAATCAGAAAAAGAAACATAAATAACATTAAGAACAATGATGAAGTGAGGGATTGGAGGGATCTTGATAAGTTTGTAGCTTCCCAATTGAGCCAAGAGGAAGAGATTCGATGCGTCGGAGAAGGGTTTTCAGCGAATTTCGAAGAGAATATTGATCATTCTGCTGGTTTGAGTCATATGTTTTATCAAGGTGGTCCGGAAGAATATGGTGGTTGTGACGGTAGCGGAAAGTTGAATGGATTGTTGAGTTCTACAAGCTCAGATCATTTTGATGTTGGAATTTGCATATTTGATAAATTATGA